From Maniola hyperantus chromosome 21, iAphHyp1.2, whole genome shotgun sequence, the proteins below share one genomic window:
- the spn-D gene encoding DNA repair protein RAD51 homolog 3 isoform X3 yields the protein MQLNFGSLQLCCSIQIPKVLGGLYSEALYIDTNTNFTICRFKEILFASLAKCQRLLETSISINEEEALKKLHCVNAFGLEKFCAFLYQLPNFIKSRPNIKIIVIDSIAFPFKEGISLKQRTGLLYRLMADLNKLAVENQIAVVITNEMATRIGLSSGAIVGALGDAWAHRCNKRLLLSAPDPLANIRLAVLLKSNNAPETIGKFQITREGIRDID from the exons ATGCAACTGAACTTTGGCAG TTTACAGCTCTGTTGCTCAATTCAAATACCAAAAGTATTAGGAGGTTTATATTCTGAAGCACTTTATATAGACACTAATACAAACTTTACAATATGCAGATTTAAAG AAATTCTATTTGCGAGCTTAGCAAAGTGTCAAAGACTGCTGGAAActtcaatatcaattaatgaagAGGAAGCATTAAAGAAATTGCATTGTGTTAATGCATTTGGGCTTGAAAAGTTTTGTGCATTTTTATACCAACTACCCAACTTTATCAAGAGTAGACCAAAT attaaaattatagtgaTCGATTCAATAGCTTTTCCATTTAAAGAGGGTATATCATTAAAACAAAGAACTGGATTACTATACAGACTAATGGCAGATTTAAACAAATTGGCAGTAGAAAACCAAATTGCA GTCGTAATTACAAATGAAATGGCTACAAGAATAGGTCTGTCATCTGGCGCTATAGTTGGGGCACTCGGCGATGCTTGGGCGCATCGATGTAACAAACGTCTGCTGCTGTCTGCGCCTGATCCACTTGCGAATATAAGATTAGCTGTGCTACTTAAAAGTAATAATGCTCCAGAGACTATTGGCAAATTTCAG ATAACGCGCGAAGGCATTCGGGATATTGATTAA
- the spn-D gene encoding DNA repair protein RAD51 homolog 3 isoform X2: MSFKMYNATELWQVETSLPSISTFSQSLDKVIGNDGLQLGSLTELLGLPGTGKTQLCLQLCCSIQIPKVLGGLYSEALYIDTNTNFTICRFKEILFASLAKCQRLLETSISINEEEALKKLHCVNAFGLEKFCAFLYQLPNFIKSRPNVVITNEMATRIGLSSGAIVGALGDAWAHRCNKRLLLSAPDPLANIRLAVLLKSNNAPETIGKFQITREGIRDID, encoded by the exons ATGAGTTTTAAAATGTATAATGCAACTGAACTTTGGCAG gttgaAACAAGCTTACCTTCTATATCCACCTTTAGCCAAAGTCTTGATAAAGTTATTGGAAATGATGGACTGCAATTAGGATCACTTACAGAGTTATTAGGCTTGCCGGGAACTGGAAAAACTCAACTATG TTTACAGCTCTGTTGCTCAATTCAAATACCAAAAGTATTAGGAGGTTTATATTCTGAAGCACTTTATATAGACACTAATACAAACTTTACAATATGCAGATTTAAAG AAATTCTATTTGCGAGCTTAGCAAAGTGTCAAAGACTGCTGGAAActtcaatatcaattaatgaagAGGAAGCATTAAAGAAATTGCATTGTGTTAATGCATTTGGGCTTGAAAAGTTTTGTGCATTTTTATACCAACTACCCAACTTTATCAAGAGTAGACCAAAT GTCGTAATTACAAATGAAATGGCTACAAGAATAGGTCTGTCATCTGGCGCTATAGTTGGGGCACTCGGCGATGCTTGGGCGCATCGATGTAACAAACGTCTGCTGCTGTCTGCGCCTGATCCACTTGCGAATATAAGATTAGCTGTGCTACTTAAAAGTAATAATGCTCCAGAGACTATTGGCAAATTTCAG ATAACGCGCGAAGGCATTCGGGATATTGATTAA
- the spn-D gene encoding DNA repair protein RAD51 homolog 3 isoform X1: MSFKMYNATELWQVETSLPSISTFSQSLDKVIGNDGLQLGSLTELLGLPGTGKTQLCLQLCCSIQIPKVLGGLYSEALYIDTNTNFTICRFKEILFASLAKCQRLLETSISINEEEALKKLHCVNAFGLEKFCAFLYQLPNFIKSRPNIKIIVIDSIAFPFKEGISLKQRTGLLYRLMADLNKLAVENQIAVVITNEMATRIGLSSGAIVGALGDAWAHRCNKRLLLSAPDPLANIRLAVLLKSNNAPETIGKFQITREGIRDID; this comes from the exons ATGAGTTTTAAAATGTATAATGCAACTGAACTTTGGCAG gttgaAACAAGCTTACCTTCTATATCCACCTTTAGCCAAAGTCTTGATAAAGTTATTGGAAATGATGGACTGCAATTAGGATCACTTACAGAGTTATTAGGCTTGCCGGGAACTGGAAAAACTCAACTATG TTTACAGCTCTGTTGCTCAATTCAAATACCAAAAGTATTAGGAGGTTTATATTCTGAAGCACTTTATATAGACACTAATACAAACTTTACAATATGCAGATTTAAAG AAATTCTATTTGCGAGCTTAGCAAAGTGTCAAAGACTGCTGGAAActtcaatatcaattaatgaagAGGAAGCATTAAAGAAATTGCATTGTGTTAATGCATTTGGGCTTGAAAAGTTTTGTGCATTTTTATACCAACTACCCAACTTTATCAAGAGTAGACCAAAT attaaaattatagtgaTCGATTCAATAGCTTTTCCATTTAAAGAGGGTATATCATTAAAACAAAGAACTGGATTACTATACAGACTAATGGCAGATTTAAACAAATTGGCAGTAGAAAACCAAATTGCA GTCGTAATTACAAATGAAATGGCTACAAGAATAGGTCTGTCATCTGGCGCTATAGTTGGGGCACTCGGCGATGCTTGGGCGCATCGATGTAACAAACGTCTGCTGCTGTCTGCGCCTGATCCACTTGCGAATATAAGATTAGCTGTGCTACTTAAAAGTAATAATGCTCCAGAGACTATTGGCAAATTTCAG ATAACGCGCGAAGGCATTCGGGATATTGATTAA